Part of the Penicillium digitatum chromosome 4, complete sequence genome is shown below.
GAAAGGAGACTACCTGAAACTGGTGGGACGAATATAGTGTCAGTGTGTCAGTGCGACGCCAAAATTCCCTGTCTCATTTCTTATGGACATCGGAGATCCGGTCAGCAGGGTGTTCGAGTCGTTCCTTGCACGACAGAGCGGCTTGCCGTATGGCCATCTCTGTTCCCAAATCCTGTAGCCCGACGCGGCCGGCTTTTCTAGACGACAAAGACGACAATCCGCCAAGGCAGAGCATGTGGCACCGGTTGGGTTTGCGAAAATTATGGCAGGGCCGCGATGATCACCGAGACACGACTTCCGGGGAGAGTCAAGACGAAATTTCTCCCCGCCCTTCTTCTGACAACTCGCGCGCTAAGCAAGACAACTTGACCCGTCGACTCTCGCGAAAAGTTGGCGTCGGTCTACCACGAACTACTCACTTTAATCGGCAGAGCTCTGATCTCGAGCGACTGACTCCTCGGGAACCAGATATCCGCCGTGCCCTCTCCGCCGACCGTCGCCCTTTAAGTTCCCCGAAAAGCAGGTCTCCACCACCAACCGTGGGCCCCAGAAAGTCCGCGCCCGAGGTTCAGTGGCTCGGCCCGACACCTACAACCACGGTCGATGACGCCCCCGAACCAGAATCCGAACCGAACGATGCCCACGAGATCAACGATATTTCTGAAAGCTCGAACCCCCATTCCGAAATAACGACGGATAATTTCGACGTAACGGAGGATGATGATTACTCaatggatttggatatggagcTGGAACAACGATGGATTTTGAACCTAAGCATGCACTTCCGAGATGGGTCGGAGCGGGAGAAATTCTTCGTGACGTACGCAGAGACACCGAACCGATGGCGCCGAGTGACGATTTCCTGCGATTATCACGACGCACAACCGTATTCACTAGAGCGGGAactgaaggaactgcggtaCCAGCGCGACAAGTGTGCGCGGATCTACGAATCCATTCGCGAGTCCCTTCTTGCGATCCAATTCTATGAAGGTGTCACGAATCTCAGGCTAGAGACGAGCGATGGCCGCTTACACGTTCATGTGACGGAGGACGTAAACGAAACAATCCCATACCCGCCCATCTCCTGTATCAGGCATTTGGTCAACGCTCCTATCATCCCCGAAGACTCGTTGCACTTCGAATCTCATTTATCCGGATTTGTTTACAAAATAAACATGGATGGGCGTTTCTATATCAAGAAAGAGATACCTGGTCCCGATACCGTGGACGAGTTCCTCTATGAGATTAACGCTTTGCATGCGCTGAAAGACCGCCCAAGCGTGATCCAGGTGGAAGGAATCGTGGTAGATGAATGGCGAGGTGTCGTCAAGGGCTTGCTAATTACCTATGCAGAAAAGGGCGCACTGGTTGACATTCTCTACGAGCAACGCGGAAGAACGAGCTTTGCACGACGCGAGCGATGGGCAAAGCAGATTGTCCAGGGCCTCTGCGAGATTCACGAATCGGGCTACGTGCAGGGCGATTTCACACTCGCGAATATTGTGGTCGACGCAGACGACAATGCCAAAATTATTGACATCAACCGCAGAGGGTGCCCAGTGGGGTGGGAGCCCCCGGAAATTGCCGCTATGATTGAAAGCAACCAGCGCATCTCCATGTACATTGGAGTCAAAACTGATCTCTTCCAACTGGGTATGACGCTGTGGGCATTGGCGATGGAGGAGGACGAACCTGAACGACAACCGCGACCTCTTCGACTAGGCGATGACGTGAAAATTCCAGAATATTACCGACAGATAGTGGCCATCTGTTTAAGCCCGACTCCGCGACATAGGCTCTCAGCGAAGGATCTTCTCTCTAAGTTCCCCCCACTACCGGAGGCACGGGTATCAACACCTATTCAGTCACTGGAGACCATTGCCAATGATTCTAGGCATTTGCCATTTAGCAACTGGGCTCTGCCTCAGCCTTCTGAACTTGGCCAGACATTTCCAAAGGGTATGATGCAACAAGATAACCACGATTACCCTCAAAAGGAGTTTTCGGGAAATTCCCATGATGAGATGGCACACCCCATTTTCTCTGAAAGCCACGACCTCGTCAAGCAATCAACAATAACTCTAGCAGAACTCAATGGAGACATGGGATTCTCATCTAagccatcttcttcctctaCTTTGAATCACCACGAATCTCACAACCATTACGAGTACATTGAGTTTCCCCGCCACTTTGATGATGGCTCGTCGCCCTACCACTCTGACAGTCAGAGACCGGAAGATACTCTAGTTTCTCAGATAAGATCAATGGGCAATGGCTTTCACAGCCACACATTGGAACCACCAGTTTTCTCGAATAAATCTAACTCTCTCGAAACTGCCCCCATGAACAATCAGCAAGAGACACCTGACCAACCGATCTATAACGATTCCCGTGCTTTAGTCAGCACTGAAATTACTGCGCCTCCACTCCCCGAGGTCAGCATATCTCTTGTTGAGTCACAGGATCAGGAGGCTCTGAATCGACCATTTCCAAAGCCTGCCAACGACGAGGTTGACCTCGAAACCTCAGCTTTGCCCATTAGCCCTACTTTTCGTGACTACGGTACATCAAGTGACAACCAGGCCATACATTTTTCGACCGGTCCATCTTCAATTAAGCATACAAATCAGGAAGGCGATCAGCCATGTGCTAGGGCTACCACTGACAAGTGTGACCTTGAATCCTCACATTTGCCCCTCGGCCCTACTTTCCGTGATCCTGCAAGTTTGATCGGCCTTCAACAAAACGCCCCTAAATTGGTGAATTCCTCTCCCAAGGAACCCCCAAAGCAGAAGTGTGCCGATTTGCCATGCGCAAAAATCGAAATTAAACCTAAATTTTCTGAGCCATTGCCCACATCATCATCTCTGTCCCTCTCGGAACTACCTATCAACCCTACTTTCCGTTCTTCTGGAGCTTCTATCGGTGCACTGGGTACCACTTCATCGCCGAACTCTTTGCCTGTTCAACTGTCAACACAGAATGGCGTGGATCAGCCACGTACAGATGCCACCACCTATGTCAAGCCCACACTCACAACACCACAAGGCTCAAAAAATTCCCAGCCTTTCCCGTCGTCGCCTATCAATCCAACCCTAGCTCGCTCTGGGCCTTCGCTCGAGCTTCCGAGCGCCCCTCGAGTAGTGGAATCTTCTCCTATTGAGCCACCAAAGCAGACTCATCCAAGTTCACCATACGCAAACACGGGCGTTAAACCTAAATTTACTGAGCCATCGCCCTCAACATCTACTCTGGCCTCTTCCGAATTGCCTATCAACCCAACCTTCCGTTCTTCCGAGACCTCCATCAACATTTCAAGCGCCCCTTCATCACAGGGTCCTTCTCCCATTGAAACGCCAAAGCCAGATCATGCGGTAATGCCACGTGAGAACGACATCACACCCACTTCATCGCCAAAATCATCTCGATTTCCTTCAATGCACATCTCGAGCCTCCGTCACACCGGGGCTTCCATCGGTTCTCTGGGTACGCCATTTGCAGCAAGTCCGTCTGTTTTTAGAATTGGACTGCTAAGACGGCCATGGGAAAAACCGTCTGCAAATTATCCAGACCTGAAATCCGCATCGACAATGTCACCAGGATCAGCCTCATCTATCGGGAACTCTCAGACTTTAAGGAAGCCAGAGAATGCCATTTTGCCGGCCAAAACACACCCCATAGAATCGCAGAGGAATGAACCTTGCGGCCAATCCAGCTCAACGATGGCCGGCATCAACCATACACAAGCAAATCTACTAAACTCCAACTCGAGTTTGCTGCGTTCGAAGTTGCCCATCAGCCCTGCTCATTCAAATTCGAAGGCTGGTTCCACTTATGCCGAGGTTGAGATGGCACGCGCTGTTCAGGGCCCACCTTCAAGTCAAGCTAAACCGAGCATTTCACGGTTTTCTTCGAATTGAATCTAGTCACCATTTTATCCTCCACGAACAAAATTAGCCCTTTTTGGTGAATTCACACCTCGAACCAACGCAAGATCACTAATATTTCTACAAAACAATCTTGCTACGTTGGCCGCCACCCACGACGCCACGACCCCTTTCTCTCAACGAGCCCCATATTCGGGGCCGAGCACTCGATACCCTTTTGATTTGCTCTGCTTGTACAGTTTATGCCTCATCTTTTGTCTCGTGTCAGCTTTTGGAAGCAATTATACCGATGGTGGGTGAAATCCTGGAGT
Proteins encoded:
- a CDS encoding Serine/threonine/tyrosine-protein kinase, with product MWHRLGLRKLWQGRDDHRDTTSGESQDEISPRPSSDNSRAKQDNLTRRLSRKVGVGLPRTTHFNRQSSDLERLTPREPDIRRALSADRRPLSSPKSRSPPPTVGPRKSAPEVQWLGPTPTTTVDDAPEPESEPNDAHEINDISESSNPHSEITTDNFDVTEDDDYSMDLDMELEQRWILNLSMHFRDGSEREKFFVTYAETPNRWRRVTISCDYHDAQPYSLERELKELRYQRDKCARIYESIRESLLAIQFYEGVTNLRLETSDGRLHVHVTEDVNETIPYPPISCIRHLVNAPIIPEDSLHFESHLSGFVYKINMDGRFYIKKEIPGPDTVDEFLYEINALHALKDRPSVIQVEGIVVDEWRGVVKGLLITYAEKGALVDILYEQRGRTSFARRERWAKQIVQGLCEIHESGYVQGDFTLANIVVDADDNAKIIDINRRGCPVGWEPPEIAAMIESNQRISMYIGVKTDLFQLGMTLWALAMEEDEPERQPRPLRLGDDVKIPEYYRQIVAICLSPTPRHRLSAKDLLSKFPPLPEARVSTPIQSLETIANDSRHLPFSNWALPQPSELGQTFPKGMMQQDNHDYPQKEFSGNSHDEMAHPIFSESHDLVKQSTITLAELNGDMGFSSKPSSSSTLNHHESHNHYEYIEFPRHFDDGSSPYHSDSQRPEDTLVSQIRSMGNGFHSHTLEPPVFSNKSNSLETAPMNNQQETPDQPIYNDSRALVSTEITAPPLPEVSISLVESQDQEALNRPFPKPANDEVDLETSALPISPTFRDYGTSSDNQAIHFSTGPSSIKHTNQEGDQPCARATTDKCDLESSHLPLGPTFRDPASLIGLQQNAPKLVNSSPKEPPKQKCADLPCAKIEIKPKFSEPLPTSSSLSLSELPINPTFRSSGASIGALGTTSSPNSLPVQLSTQNGVDQPRTDATTYVKPTLTTPQGSKNSQPFPSSPINPTLARSGPSLELPSAPRVVESSPIEPPKQTHPSSPYANTGVKPKFTEPSPSTSTLASSELPINPTFRSSETSINISSAPSSQGPSPIETPKPDHAVMPRENDITPTSSPKSSRFPSMHISSLRHTGASIGSLGTPFAASPSVFRIGLLRRPWEKPSANYPDLKSASTMSPGSASSIGNSQTLRKPENAILPAKTHPIESQRNEPCGQSSSTMAGINHTQANLLNSNSSLLRSKLPISPAHSNSKAGSTYAEVEMARAVQGPPSSQAKPSISRFSSN